The following DNA comes from Nostoc sp. KVJ3.
CCAGAAGAACCAAGACTTTAACAAACAACAGAACCATGACAACCACATACACCAATGCCAAAAACTGGCTAGTTCAAGCGGATTTGTTAGCCAAATCAGGGCTAACTGACCTTATCGCCGGAAAAGACTCAGGTGCAGGGTATGGCAAGGCAATCATCGGTGATTTTTCCATCATGATGCCTGCCGCATACTCACTTGTTCGCAACCGCAACATCATGCACCACGAAACCATCTCAAAAGATGGGGCATGGGTGCGTTATGTACAAGGAACGCGGCTTGACTTAAAAGATGTTCAATTCTTTTGGGGTAGTGCGGCTCTAGCTCAAAATGACCACACCTTACTGCACGAAGATAAGGCGAAAAAAGCAGAACTGGCACTAGAAAGCATCCTTGCAGACTTAGCAGTTCTGAATATTCCCGATGGGGTCAAACTTTCAATTAGTTTGAGCAATCACAACCCGGAACGCTGGGGCCAAGAGATTAAACGCAGAGTAGAAGGGACTCACACCTTTGAGCATTTGCACCCTGTAACTCGTTCCATTGTCAGCAAGACAGTTGAAATCGTAGTCACAGGCATTTACCCTGAAGGGTTTGGAAGCATTGCCCATTGTTTATTCGGTGAAGCATCCCTGGTACTAGACCCCTCAGAATTAGCGATCGCTCTCGATATCGGTTCATCCACTTGGTTAATTACCGTGTTTAA
Coding sequences within:
- a CDS encoding ParM/StbA family protein is translated as MTTTYTNAKNWLVQADLLAKSGLTDLIAGKDSGAGYGKAIIGDFSIMMPAAYSLVRNRNIMHHETISKDGAWVRYVQGTRLDLKDVQFFWGSAALAQNDHTLLHEDKAKKAELALESILADLAVLNIPDGVKLSISLSNHNPERWGQEIKRRVEGTHTFEHLHPVTRSIVSKTVEIVVTGIYPEGFGSIAHCLFGEASLVLDPSELAIALDIGSSTWLITVFNGSGAVIDRHLIEGGAGELHSMIAEALDKRNDRVSLLSKDVKHSPSLVNQGIIEGTFTYGGNHLTGKKFETEYSQCLDQWWSNRIEKFANFVTAGNYLDRAKYLVAWGGGVSLPVVDQNLAGLGFVILNNPQFINALGLKLLTQISLGA